The Phoenix dactylifera cultivar Barhee BC4 chromosome 15, palm_55x_up_171113_PBpolish2nd_filt_p, whole genome shotgun sequence genome contains a region encoding:
- the LOC120113307 gene encoding protein CASPARIAN STRIP INTEGRITY FACTOR 1-like, translated as MGTKGFTLLFILILASLISVSSAGGQRRFFNKHAVHMGSMMKESAKKVGHHEQAFAAHSRVLKANTNDYGSYDPSPSLSKPPFKLIPN; from the exons ATGGGGACTAAGGGATTCACTCTTCTCTTCATTCTCATCTTGGCATCGCTCATCTCAGTTTCATCTGCTG GTGGGCAGCGGAGGTTTTTCAATAAACATGCAGTACACATGGGATCTATGATGAAG GAGTCAGCAAAGAAGGTTGGGCACCATGAACAAGCCTTTGCTGCCCATTCCAGAGTTCTCAAAGCTAATACAAATGACTATGGAAGCTACGATCCTTCCCCATCTCTCTCCAAGCCTCCTTTCAAACTCATACCTAACTGA